One Streptosporangium sp. NBC_01495 DNA window includes the following coding sequences:
- a CDS encoding dihydrofolate reductase family protein yields the protein MRPLRYSINVTLDGCCHHEAGLPPDEESMRYWTAEMERADALLFGRVTYEMMESAWRKPATDTWPDWMDEWQIPFAETIDRAKKYVVSSTLSAVDWNAELVRGDFGQAVQRLKQESGEGLWVGGVTLPLALADLGLIDEYEFLVQPVLAGHGPTLLAGLRERIQLEPVDRREFRSGAVALRYRPTRVTA from the coding sequence ATGAGACCACTTCGATACTCGATCAACGTCACGCTCGACGGCTGCTGCCATCACGAGGCAGGGCTCCCCCCGGACGAGGAGTCGATGCGTTACTGGACCGCTGAGATGGAGCGAGCCGATGCCCTGCTATTCGGCCGGGTGACCTACGAGATGATGGAGTCGGCGTGGCGGAAGCCGGCCACGGACACGTGGCCTGACTGGATGGATGAGTGGCAGATCCCGTTCGCCGAGACCATCGACCGGGCGAAGAAGTACGTTGTGTCGAGCACGCTGAGCGCGGTCGATTGGAATGCCGAGCTGGTGCGAGGCGACTTCGGGCAAGCGGTTCAGCGGCTCAAGCAGGAGTCAGGCGAGGGCCTGTGGGTGGGTGGCGTGACGCTCCCCCTGGCGTTGGCAGATCTGGGACTGATCGACGAGTACGAGTTCCTTGTGCAGCCGGTCCTTGCCGGACACGGGCCGACGTTGCTCGCCGGTCTGCGCGAGCGCATCCAGCTCGAGCCCGTGGACCGCCGTGAGTTCCGGTCGGGGGCGGTCGCCCTGCGATACCGGCCCACGCGAGTTACGGCTTGA
- a CDS encoding bacteriocin immunity protein, with protein sequence MAALAVPPNARTYRRGTSPRGAGSGQGKRCESPYTARPWSPICAWGPKREKHTDSPTARTPLPSKLGDITPHHTKPPSLPQQQTPPQLTYIATARPERLKVSDITQEELAEIVRRIMEADPDSDFYLRLLEANVLHPRVSDLIFWPPEELQDATAEEIVEAALKYRPIAL encoded by the coding sequence TTGGCCGCGCTGGCCGTGCCCCCGAACGCGCGGACATATCGACGGGGGACATCGCCCCGAGGTGCCGGTAGCGGACAGGGCAAACGTTGCGAATCGCCGTATACAGCTCGACCTTGGTCGCCGATATGCGCATGGGGCCCCAAACGGGAGAAGCACACCGACTCTCCCACCGCAAGAACCCCACTGCCGTCAAAACTCGGCGACATCACCCCTCACCACACGAAGCCGCCTTCCCTGCCCCAGCAACAAACGCCTCCGCAACTCACGTACATAGCCACCGCCCGCCCGGAGCGGCTCAAGGTATCGGACATCACCCAGGAAGAACTCGCCGAAATTGTCCGCAGGATCATGGAGGCAGACCCGGACTCCGACTTCTACCTACGCCTGCTAGAGGCCAATGTGCTCCATCCACGCGTCAGTGATCTGATCTTCTGGCCGCCGGAAGAATTACAGGACGCCACAGCCGAGGAGATTGTTGAAGCCGCTCTCAAGTATCGCCCCATCGCGTTGTGA
- a CDS encoding NADH:flavin oxidoreductase/NADH oxidase family protein: MTDAGAPLALAHGQPLPNRIAKPAMEEFLADEEGLPSETMVRLYQRWAAGGAGLLITGHVMVDPRAMADPRDVALVEGTPLEPFRRWAEAAKSGGGRVWMQINHPGRIVQTGPCGTAWSASDVPVDLGRWSRMFPRPIPMTPEQIAYTVDRFASTAGLAQEAGFDGVEIHAAHGYLLSQFLSPRTNRRSDAWGGPLENRARLLLDVVTAVRERVGDTFSVAVKINTADFQRGGFAEDDARGVVTMLAERDVDLIELSGGSVESLATLGYRADGRTLAREAYFLEAAGQILAEATVPIMLTGGIRRLTTLHRVIEGGADVAGVGTALAVDPDLPRRWLAGEEAEATPVQVRWRDKTIVAAATLAIVHRRFVDLARGGEARRIPRPVAALMADRLQLRRTVRRQRARRQLPKPRKFRRCQVRCMVSGESGVTCGSTS, from the coding sequence ATGACGGATGCCGGGGCGCCGCTGGCGCTCGCACACGGTCAACCGCTGCCGAACCGGATCGCCAAGCCGGCCATGGAGGAATTCCTGGCCGACGAGGAAGGTCTGCCTAGCGAAACCATGGTCCGGCTCTACCAGCGCTGGGCCGCGGGCGGGGCGGGCCTGCTCATCACCGGGCACGTCATGGTCGACCCCCGAGCGATGGCTGACCCCCGCGATGTCGCGCTCGTGGAGGGCACGCCGCTGGAACCGTTCCGACGGTGGGCCGAGGCCGCGAAATCCGGCGGTGGCCGGGTGTGGATGCAGATCAACCATCCAGGCCGGATCGTGCAGACCGGCCCTTGCGGCACTGCGTGGTCGGCATCGGATGTGCCAGTCGATCTCGGGCGGTGGTCCCGCATGTTCCCGCGTCCCATCCCCATGACACCGGAGCAGATCGCGTACACCGTCGACCGGTTCGCCTCCACTGCGGGGCTGGCGCAGGAGGCAGGGTTTGACGGAGTCGAGATCCACGCCGCACATGGCTACCTGCTCAGCCAGTTTCTCTCCCCGCGCACCAACCGGCGCTCGGACGCGTGGGGCGGTCCGCTGGAGAACCGGGCCCGGCTCCTGCTCGACGTGGTGACCGCCGTGCGGGAGCGCGTCGGAGACACCTTCTCGGTGGCCGTGAAGATCAATACTGCGGACTTTCAGCGCGGGGGCTTCGCCGAGGACGATGCCCGCGGCGTCGTCACCATGCTCGCCGAACGTGACGTGGATCTGATCGAGCTCTCAGGCGGGTCGGTGGAGAGCCTGGCTACCCTGGGCTACCGAGCCGACGGCCGGACGCTGGCGCGCGAGGCGTACTTCTTGGAGGCCGCCGGGCAGATCCTCGCCGAGGCTACCGTGCCGATCATGCTTACCGGCGGAATCCGCCGGTTGACGACGCTCCACCGGGTCATCGAGGGTGGCGCGGATGTCGCGGGCGTCGGCACGGCCCTCGCCGTGGATCCCGACCTGCCCCGTCGCTGGCTGGCCGGCGAGGAGGCCGAGGCGACCCCCGTGCAGGTCCGCTGGCGGGACAAGACCATCGTTGCTGCGGCGACCTTGGCCATCGTGCACCGCCGGTTCGTGGACCTTGCCCGCGGCGGCGAGGCGCGCCGCATTCCTCGTCCGGTCGCGGCGTTGATGGCCGACCGTCTTCAACTGCGCCGCACCGTGCGTCGCCAGCGAGCCCGCCGACAGCTGCCGAAGCCCCGTAAGTTCCGTCGTTGTCAGGTCCGCTGCATGGTTTCGGGGGAATCCGGCGTGACCTGCGGCTCGACAAGTTAG
- a CDS encoding TetR/AcrR family transcriptional regulator, whose protein sequence is MSRQSYHHGDLPATLLRAGAELVEVEGADRLSLRSVARAAGVSANAPYRHFTDKDDLLAALAEHGCADLVNRIAVANGQTARDRLVAVVQLGVQFALERPQMFRLMGGSVCSTRPSVRTAMDAVQAAIVRAVGLDASCDIEEATALCTGIWALTHGLSSLIVAGNVHPGSDEGTDAYVARVVRATIEAAKFMVIEGLPPTNTAQ, encoded by the coding sequence ATGAGTCGCCAGAGCTACCACCACGGCGACCTGCCCGCAACCCTGCTACGGGCAGGCGCCGAACTCGTCGAGGTCGAAGGGGCCGACAGGCTCTCGCTGCGATCCGTCGCGCGAGCCGCAGGAGTCTCGGCGAACGCGCCCTACCGCCACTTCACCGACAAGGACGACCTCCTCGCGGCCCTCGCTGAGCACGGCTGCGCGGACCTGGTCAACCGCATCGCCGTGGCCAACGGGCAGACCGCCCGGGATCGTCTGGTCGCCGTAGTGCAACTGGGAGTTCAGTTCGCTCTGGAACGGCCACAGATGTTCCGGCTGATGGGCGGCAGCGTGTGCAGCACTCGGCCCTCGGTACGGACGGCAATGGACGCCGTTCAGGCAGCCATCGTGCGAGCCGTCGGTCTCGACGCATCCTGCGACATCGAGGAAGCAACCGCACTATGCACCGGCATATGGGCACTCACCCACGGCCTCAGCTCCCTGATCGTCGCGGGCAATGTGCACCCCGGCAGCGACGAAGGGACCGATGCGTACGTGGCCCGCGTGGTCCGGGCCACCATCGAGGCGGCGAAATTCATGGTGATCGAGGGTCTGCCGCCTACCAACACGGCGCAGTGA
- a CDS encoding helix-turn-helix transcriptional regulator translates to MPKTSARLLALLSLLQTRRDWSGTVLADRLGISLRTVRRDVDRLRELGYSIAAVKGPDGGYRLGAGTELPPLLFDDEQAVALTIALQIAATTPGNGLAEPAERALNTIRQVMPSRLRHRIDALRVTAVERPLTRPATPVDGDVLLSISAAVHAREILRFDYGGEATDKPPRRVEPHHVITWDGRWYLIAWDLDRDDWRTFRADRITPRTPNGPRFTPRVLPGGDAATFVTGTFRGSGDALGNWPCQGTVILDLPAATVALYTRDGLVEEIGPSRCRLTLGSWSWPSLAAAIARYDADIEVIGPDGLTDAFEHLARRFTRTTAGHDITSPTSREVAG, encoded by the coding sequence CTCTGCTGCAGACCCGCCGGGACTGGTCCGGCACGGTGCTGGCCGATCGCCTGGGCATCAGCCTGCGCACCGTGCGCCGCGACGTCGACCGGCTCCGCGAGCTCGGCTACTCCATCGCCGCCGTCAAAGGCCCTGACGGCGGCTACCGGCTCGGCGCCGGCACCGAACTACCCCCGCTGCTGTTCGACGACGAACAGGCCGTCGCCCTCACCATCGCCCTGCAGATCGCCGCCACCACCCCCGGCAACGGCCTCGCCGAACCCGCCGAACGGGCGCTGAACACCATCCGGCAGGTCATGCCCTCCCGGCTCCGGCACCGCATCGACGCGCTGCGCGTCACCGCCGTCGAACGACCCCTCACCCGGCCGGCCACCCCGGTCGACGGCGACGTGCTCCTGAGCATCAGCGCCGCCGTCCACGCCCGCGAGATCCTGCGCTTCGACTACGGTGGCGAGGCCACGGACAAACCCCCGCGCCGCGTCGAACCCCACCACGTCATCACCTGGGACGGACGCTGGTACCTCATCGCCTGGGACCTCGACCGCGACGACTGGCGCACCTTCCGCGCCGACCGGATCACCCCGCGCACCCCCAACGGGCCCCGGTTCACCCCCCGCGTCCTGCCCGGAGGAGACGCCGCCACCTTCGTCACCGGCACGTTCCGCGGCTCCGGCGACGCCTTGGGCAACTGGCCCTGCCAAGGCACGGTGATCCTCGACCTGCCCGCCGCCACCGTGGCCCTCTACACCCGCGACGGACTCGTCGAGGAGATCGGCCCCTCCCGCTGCCGGCTCACCCTCGGATCCTGGTCCTGGCCCAGCCTCGCCGCCGCCATCGCCCGCTACGACGCCGACATCGAAGTCATCGGCCCCGACGGACTCACCGACGCCTTCGAACACCTCGCCCGCCGATTCACCAGAACCACAGCCGGCCACGACATCACATCACCGACATCGCGTGAAGTCGCGGGGTAA